A genomic window from Gossypium hirsutum isolate 1008001.06 chromosome D10, Gossypium_hirsutum_v2.1, whole genome shotgun sequence includes:
- the LOC107914411 gene encoding NAC domain-containing protein 72-like (The RefSeq protein has 1 substitution compared to this genomic sequence) translates to MAIPPAAIMSNDPNDNTNINVVDDRNNNNMSSSSNSKDEHEHDMVMPGFRFHPTEEELVEFYLRRKVEGKRFNVELITFLDLYRYDPWELPALAAIGEKEWFFYVPRDRKYRNGDRPNRVTTSGYWKATGADRMIRGENSRSIGLKKTLVFYSGKAPKGIRTSWIMNEYRLPHHETERYQKAEISLCRVYKRPGVEDHPSLPRCLPTRRSAESSRGQQSEKKYPQEAAQQAMERFQAFGGGQPQQMEIEKLTETDGSSSTSTSDVTTALGLSKQNLYRPMPPISTTLGLPSGMEGEGMFLNQSKQGCCSLLPNSTTLFPVGSSSVPSNVVDDLHRLVSYQQVALNQQQYYNTNHPHPHQQQHQPQSEFSTLPPQSQAQPQQLSLNVLPSAIPSPTAFSDRLWEWNPIPEPNREYNNPFK, encoded by the exons ATGGCAATACCACCGGCAGCCATCATGAGCAACGACCCCAACGATAATACCAACATTAACGTCGTCGACGACCGCAACAACAACAACATGAGCAGCAGCAGCAACAGCAAAGATGAACACGAACACGACATGGTCATGCCTGGTTTTCGATTCCATCCTACGGAGGAAGAACTTGTAGAGTTTTACCTTCGCCGTAAGGTTGAGGGCAAGCGCTTCAACGTGGAGCTCattacttttcttgatctatatcgCTATGACCCTTGGGAGCTTCCCG CCTTGGCAGCAATAGGAGAGAAAGAATGGTTCTTCTATGTGCCTAGAGACCGAAAGTACAGAAACGGGGATCGCCCTAATCGTGTTACGACATCCGGCTACTGGAAGGCAACGGGAGCTGACCGCATGATTCGAGGTGAGAACTCTCGATCAATTGGTCTCAAGAAAACCCTAGTCTTCTACTCCGGAAAAGCTCCCAAAGGTATCCGAACCAGTTGGATTATGAACGAGTATCGCTTGCCTCACCACGAAACTGAACGCTACCAAAAG GCTGAAATATCACTTTGCCGTGTGTACAAGAGACCTGGAGTGGAAGATCACCCATCACTCCCCCGTTGCCTACCAACTAGGCGGTCAGCAGAGTCATCGAGAGGACAACAGTCAGAGAAGAAATACCCCCAAGAGGCAGCTCAACAAGCCATGGAAAGGTTTCAAGCTTTTGGAGGAGGACAACCACAACAAATGGAGATTGAAAAGTTAACTGAAACTGATGGAAACAGCAGTACTAGTACTTCTGATGTCACAACAGCTCTCGGACTTTCCAAGCAGAACCTGTACCGTCCAATGCCTCCTATTAGCACAACACTTGGGTTGCCATCTGGAATGGAAGGGGAAGGAATGTTCTTAAATCAGTCAAAGCAAGGCTGCTGCTCTTTACTCCCCAATTCGACTACTCTCTTCCCAGTAGGTTCTTCTTCTGTTCCATCCAATGTTGTCGACGACCTCCACAGACTAGTAAGCTACCAACAAGTTGCATTGAACCAGCAGCAATACTACAATACAAATCATCCCCATCCCCATCAACAACAACATCAACCACAATCGGAGTTTTCTACGTTGCCCCCACAATCACAGGCACAACCGCAACAGCTTTCCCTCAACGTACTACCCAGCGCAATTCCAAGTCCAACGGCCTTCTCGGACCGGCTGTGGGAGTGGAACCCAATCCCAGAACCAAATAGGGAGTATAACAATCCTTTCAAGTAG